The genomic DNA CATCTGGGGAGATGATATTGGGACCTGGAATATTAGCCATAACAATCGTGGAATGATGGGGTATCAGACTCCAAACATCGATCGTATTGCCAAAGAGGGTATTGCCTTTACAGATTACTATGGACAGCAAAGTTGCACAGCAGGTCGAGCAGCTTTCATTGGGGGAAACGTCCCAGTCCGAACTGGAATGACAAAAGTTGGTATGCCCGGTGCAAAAGAAGGTTGGCAAAAAACGGATGTGACCATGGCGACTGTCCTGAAAAGTCAGGGGTATTCGACCGGTCAATTCGGAAAGAATCATCAGGGAGATCGTGACGAACATCTTCCCACGATGCATGGATTCGATGAGTTTCTTGGAAATCTTTATCATCTCAATGCTGAAGAGGAGCCCGAGAACCGGGATTATCCAACGGATTTGAAATTACCCAATGGGAAAACGTTTTCTGAGCAGTTTGGACCACGCGGTGTCTTGCACTGTATAGCCGATGGCAAAGGTGGTCAGACGATTGAAGACACCGGCCCATTAAACAAAAAACGAATGGAAACAATCGACGACGAAACGGTCGCGGCTGCCAAAGATTTCATTACCCGCAAGAACTCAGCCGATGAACCATTTTTCTGCTGGTGGAATGGGACCCGCATGCATTTCCGAACGCATGTAAAAGAGGAACTGACGGGCATCAGTGGTCCAACTGGAAATGAATATCACGACGGCATGGTCGAACACGATCGTCATGTCGGTCAATTGCTCGATTTGATCGATAAACTCGGCATCGCAGACGATACCATCGTTTTATATTCAACGGACAATGGTCCCCATTACAACACCTGGCCTGATGCTGGGACAACCCCCTTCCGCAACGAGAAAAACTCAAACTGGGAAGGAGCCTATCGTGTACCGGCTTTTGTGCGATGGCCTGATCATTTCCAGAAAGATGTGACCTTGAATGGGATCGTCTCTCATGAAGACTGGTTGCCAACGTTTGCGGCCGTTGCAGGCGCTCCAGATATCAAAGAAAAACTTAAAGAGGGTGTCGAACTCAATGGCCGAAAATATCGTAACTATATCGATGGTCATGACATGTCCGCTTATCTCTCGGGTGATGCTAAAGAATCGCCACGTAAAGGATTTCTTTATGTGAATGACGATGGGCAAATTGTCGCGATGCGTGCAGGTCAGTGGAAAGCCGTCTTTCTGGAAAACCGAGGGATGGCTTTTGAAGTATGGCGTGAACCGTTTACCGAACTGCGAGTTCCGCTGTTATTCAACTTGCGTCGGGATCCTTTCGAAAAAGCTCAACATAATGCCACGACTTACAACGACTGGTTCCTGAGCCGTGTCTTTGTAATTGCCCCGATGCAGCACATTGCCGCCGATTTTCTGCAGTCGATGCAGGATTATCCCCCCAGCCAGACGCCGGGCTCGTTTAATCTTGAAAAAGTACAAAAGATGATTGAAGATGCAAACAGCGGCCGGTAATTCATTTCGGCCTGGAAGACGCCTCTGAGGGGGCGTCTTTTTATATTTTGATAGTTAACTCTGCGAGTCCACGATGAAAACAATCTTTGCCGCGATGAAAACAATCTTTGCCGCGATCGTTCTTTATACCTCTTCTAATTGTATTGCTTCTGATCCTCTCCCCTCATGGAACGATGGGACGGCTAGAGATGCGATCATTGATTTCGTCGAATGTTCCACCAAGGATGGCTGCATCAATTACATTGACCCCCAGGATCGAATTGCAGTTTTCGATAACGACGGGACACTCTGGTCAGAGCAGCCTGTCTATTTCCAGTTGATGTTTGCCATTGATCGTGTCAAAGAAATGGCGAAGGAGCACCCGGAATGGAAATCGGAGCAACCCTTCCAAGCGGTTCTTGAAAATGACATGGAAGAATTGAAGACATCTGGAAAAGAAGGGCTGATGAAGATCATGGCAGTCACTCACGCCGGGATGTCCACTGATGAATTTGCAGAGATTGTTCACAACTGGATTACGACTGCTAAGCATCCTCAGAAAAATATGCTTTACAAGGATATGGTCTACCAGCCCATGCTGGAACTTCTGGACTATCTTCGAGAGCACGAATTCAAGACCTATATCTTCTCAGGCGGGGGGATTGAATTCATGCGGGTGTTTGCAGAAGAGGTTTATGGCATTCCGCCAGAACAGGTCATTGGTAGTAGTATTGTCACCAAATATGAATTACAGGATGGAGTTCCCGTGTTAATTCGTCAGCCTAAAATCGACTTCATTGACGATAAAGAAGGCAAGCCGATCTCGATCAATAAATTCCTGGGCAAACGCCCCGTTGCCGCCTTCGGAAACAGCGATGGCGATCTGCAAATGCTGCAATGGACGACAGTCGGCAAAGGTTCGCGTTTCGGTTTGATTGTCCACCATACAGACGGCGACCGCGAATGGGCCTATGACCGTGAATCCGCAATCGGACGTCTCGATAAAGCCTTTACCGAAGCAAAAGCAAAGGGCTGGACCATCGTTGATATGAAGCAGGACTGGAAGACGATTTATCCGGAAAAATAGATATTTCATTTACTCAAGTTTTAGATTTGCCAACGCTTCTCTAAGTTCCTCAAGTCCTTCGGCATTTTCTGCAAGTGCATCTTCATGAAAAGCCGGGAGCAAATGTTCCCAGACGAGATCGAGCTGGACTTGCATGTTTCCCGTTTTTGCAGTGATTGCGATGACGGCATCCTGATCAGGAAGAATAATACAGAACTGTCCATCTTTGCCGTCGCCTCTGTACGCGTTATGACGGCAACGCCAGAACTGGAAGCCGTAGCCTTGCTGCCAGTCGGATTTGTTTTTGCCGCTGGGAGCAGAGGCATTCTCGATCTGCTTACTGGTTGCGGTTTCAATCCATTTGGCGGGAACGAGTTGCACGCCGTTCCATTCCCCATTCCGCAGATACAGTTGGCCGAACTTGGCGATATCTTCTGTTTTCAAGTACAGACCATATCCACCCAGTGAGATTCCCTGTGGACTGGTTTCCCATGTTGGAGTTTCTATGCCGAGTGGTTCGAATAATCGAGGAGTCAGATAGTCCAGAACGGTTTTTCCGGTGACTTTCTGAACAATCGCTGATTGCATGTAGGTCGCTGGTGTGTTGTAAAGAAATTTTGAGCCAGGTTCGTTCGGCACGGGTTGCGAGAGAAAACGCTTCGTCCAGATTTCCTCTCCTTTTGCCCATGGCTCGGCATCGTGTCCGGTTGACATGGTTAGTAAATCTCTGATCCGCATCGCCTTCAAGTTTTCTGAAGGATTCTCAGGAGCATCTTCGGGAAAAAAGCTGAGGACTTTGTCGTCGAGGTTCAATTTCCCTTCTTCGATCGCCAGTCCGACAGCTGTTGAGGTGAAACTCTTACTGAGTGACCAGAGGATATGCGGCTTTTCGGCTGCTTCAGGACTCCACCAGCATTCGGCGATGACTTTTCCGTGACGTACGAGCATAAAGCTATGCATCGAATGAATCTGCTCATCAGCTGCGATGACAAAATTCCTGATTTGCTCTGACGAAACTCCCTGAGCTTCCGGAGTACTGAGTGGTAATGGCTGACTTTGAGCTTGTAGCGATGCTGACGTCATTAGAAACAGACAGGTCGATAATGTCACAAGAGCGTTATTCATGAAAGACTCCGAGTCAAAAATTAAATAGCTGTTGATATTGGTCAGACGATATTCAAATGGTTCAGACAGAGGATCTTTGAAAATGCTCCAAGTTCTGCAGAAAACATATTGCGGAATTTCATTACAATGACATCAGAGTTGACTTCATTCAAGCATCACCAGGTGATATCTCGCATTTCAATCCGACTGGGATAAACACAACATCAATCAGATATTCAAGAATCGCATAATTTTCACTGCGCTTATCCATGTAATTATTCTCAAGATTACTGCGTCATATCTCATGGACATTTTCCGATGTGTTTAGACAATAAAAACATGGATTGAGGCTATTTTTATTCAGTCTCATCAGCATTCAATCTGGAGAGAACATTCATGCGTAATATCATAGCTTTCAGTTTCCTGCTCGTCGTTTTCTCGTCGAGTGGATTTTCTGAAGAGCGTTCTCTAAATCTTTTGTTTCTGGGAGACCAGGGACATCACAATCCTCAACAGAGATTTTATGACCTGGCTCCGCATCTGGCTGTCAAAGGCATCAAACTTGAATACACCGAGAATATTGAGGCTCTCAATAATGAGACTCTTGAGGAGTATGACGGCCTGGTGCTGTATGCGAATATCGATTCGATCAGCAAGGAACAGGCAGATGCCCTGTTAAAATATGTTACCGATGGGCATGGATTCATTCCTCTGCACTGTGCCACGTTTTGTTTTCGAAACGATCCTCGCATGGTCGCATTGATGGGAGCCCAGTTCATGCAGCATGGAACAGGAATATTTAAGACAGTTCGAGACAATGTTGAACATCCTGTTCTAGATGGTTTTAAGAGTTTTACGAGTTGGGATGAAACCTATCTGCATCATCTCCACAATACAAAGAATCGAACGGTCCTCGAATTTCGAGAAGGAGTTCCACAGGAGGCTGGAAATACCCAGGAACCCTGGACCTGGGTAAGAACACAGGAGAAAGGTCGTGTGTTTTATACGGCCTGGGGACACGATGAACGAACCTGGACACATCCCGGTTTTCTGAATCTGGTGGAACGCGGTATTCGCTGGGCTTGTGGAGATGATCCCGCAAAAGCAGGTCCGTATGCACCTCCGTCATCACGTGATGATTTTGTCGTTCCTGAAATGACGACAATCACTGCTGATGCTCCGAAGTTTGAATATGTCGATGTCGGCCCCAAGATTCCCGATTATAAAGCTGGCCGTGGTGAAACGCGAAATCTGATGCAACAGCATCTCGAATCACAGGACTCGATCAAACACCTGGTGACTCCCAAAGGAATGCATGCCGAATTATTCGTGGACGAATCGAGCCTGCAGGGTAAGCCGATTGCGATGAACTGGGACGAGCAGGGGCGACTGTGGATTTGTGAAACTGTCGATTATCCACACGATTTGACACCAGAAAATCGCGGTCGTGATCACATCCGAATTTGTGAAGATACCGATGGAGATGGTCTGGCAGACAAATTCACATTGTTTGCAGAAGGACTGAATATCCCAACAGCCATCACATTTCACCGAGGGGGAGCAGTCGTTCAGAATGGTGCTGAGACTATTTATCTCAAAGATACCAATGGCGATGACAGAGCCGACGAGAAAACGGTTTTGATGTCCAATTGGAATATGAATGATACACATGGCGGTGTCAGCAATTTTCGCCGCGGGCTCGATAACTGGATTTGGGCGATGCAGGGCTACAACTCCTCGTCACCGATAATTAATGGTGTGTTACAACAGAATTTCCGTATGGGATTCTTTCGCTTTCGACTTTCTCAAAAGGATCCTCCTGTCGTAGAGGCACTTGAATTCATTCGTTCAACCAATAACAACACATGGGGCTTAGGGATTACGGAAGAGGGATTGATCTTCGGCTCAACGGCCAATCGGAATCCGTCTGTCTTCATGCCAATTCCGAATCGGTATTATGAACGGATCAGCGGTTGGGCTCCGGAAACGCTCGCGATGATCTCCGACACGCATCTTTTCCATCCGATCACCGAAAACGTGCGACAGGTCGATCATCATGGTGGATACACAGCAGCGGCTGGCCATGCGATTTATACCGCGCGTAACTATCCTCAACACTGGTGGAATCGAACCGCTTTTGTATGTGGACCGACTGGGCATCTCGTTGGGACGTTCGTGCTCAAACCGGAGGGAGCCGGATTCACATCTAAGAATCCATTCAATCTTCTAGCCAGCGATAATGAATGGACCGCCCCCATCATGGCAGAGGTGGGACCAGATGGGAATGTCTGGGTGATTGACTGGTACAACTATATTGTGCAACACAACCCGACTCCGCTTGGATTTGAAACTGGGCCTGGACATGCCTATTTAACCGACTTAAGAGACAAACGCTTTGGGCGAGTTTATCGAATTGTTCCGGATCAACATGCAACAACTGGGAAATACTCGCCAGACAGTCTTGCAGAGATGACGAATGTCGAACTGGTCAATGCACTCGGCAATTCCACGATGCAAGTCCGACTGACTGCTCAACGAGTGTTGATCGAACGAAATGCAGTCGAAGTTATTCCGCAGCTTATTAAGTTGATTGAGAATCATCAAGTTGATGAAATTGGCTTGAATGTTGCAGCAATTCACGCCCTGCAAACATTAGCCGGATTAGGGCAAATCCTTGATGAGAAATCTCAAGTCCAAAAAATAATATTTGCTGCCCTTTCACATCCTTCTACTGGTGTCCGCATCAACGCTTTACGTTTGCTGTCAGATTCACCAGATTCCGTCGAGGCCATTCAAAGTGCAGGCTGTTTACAGGACACCGAACCGCAGGTTGTACTGGCTGCTTTACTGGCGATATCGGATATGCCCAATCAACAGGTCGGCAACAATCTTGCAAGGCTGGCAACACAGTCCTCGTTGTTCCGTGATAAATGGTTAACAGATGCATTCACCAGTGCAGCAGGTGTGCATAGTCAATCATTTCTACCTGAGTTTCTTGCGGCTTCTTCAAATCTTCCAATGAATGATCAGCAGTTGAAAGTGATTCAAATCGTTGCCGAACATACCGCCAGAAATCGGCCAGATGCAGCAGAGATTGCCATAATTATTGAGGATGCAGTTGGCGCCTCTTCGGAGGCGGCGAACAGTCTGATTGAAGGTATGCTGGCAGGCTGGCCACGTGCTTACAAAGTTCAACTTTCAGAAACTGCTTCACAGAACTTGCTGATGTTGTTGGATCAGATGCCGAACGATCAGAAATTACCAGTGATCCGACTGGCGAAACTTTGGGGGAGTGAAGCTTTTAAAAGTCGCGTTTCGGAATTGACTGCGACATTACTCAAACAGATCGTAAACCCTGAGGCGAATGATGCTACGAGAATTGAAACTGCAGTCAATGTCATTAGTTTCGCACCTGACAATCAAGAGGTTGTAGAATCCATTGCGGAATTGATGACTCCAAATGTCTCTCAGAAACTTGCCAAAGGTTTGATTACGGCTCTTGGTCGTAGCGAAGCGAATAACTGCGGTGAAACCTTAATCGAATTATTATCTTCAGTAACGCCATCATTGAGGAACAATATCGTTCAGACTCTACTTGGAAGGCCTGCCACCACTCAACTCTTGTTGACCACTATTGAAAAAGGAGACTTGCTGGTAGCCGACTTGTCGATCCTTCAACGACAGGCCTTGACTGAGCACCCGAATCCTGAAATCCGTAAGCGAGCCAATGATGTCTTCGCTGCCCATGGTGAGACGATCGATCCCAACCGAGACGCTTTGATTGCCGCGAAACTACCTTTGATTGAACAACAGGGCAATCTCGATCATGGAAAAGTCATCTTCACAAAAAACTGTGCGATCTGTCATAAATATCAGACGGAAGGGAAGGATGTTGGCCCGAATCTGACGGGGATGGTGGTGCATCCCAAAGCAGAACTGCTGACTCATATCCTCGATCCGAATCGAAGTGTTGAAGCAAACTACCGTATGTATACCGTTCTTACCGTTGATGGCATTGTCGTGAATGGACTACTTGCGGCTGAGTCGCGAACAACGATTGAAGTCGTCGATGTCGAAGGCAAACGACATACGATTTTGCGTGATGAAATTGAAGATCTGCGCGCTTCTCGGAAATCGTTGATGCCGGAAGGTCTGGAAAAGAGTATCAATGACCAAGGTTTGATCGACCTCCTCGAATATATGACAGCTGCCGGCCAATATGTTCCTTTGCCCATTGATCGCGTAGCCACAACCATCAGTACACAAGGCATGTTTTACAACCGCGATAACCTCGGAGAAGCAATTGACTTTAAAGACTGGTCTCCTAAGGAGTTCAAGGGGATACCATTTCTACTCACTGATCCAAATAATAACAGCCGCAACAATGTCATCATGCTCAACGGAAGCATCGGACCTTTTACGCCAAAGTTACCAAAGTCGGTTAGTCTTCCCTGCAATACACCTGCAAATGCCATTCATTTTCTAGGCGGAGTGGGAGGATGGTCTGCTCGAGAACCCGGCAATCAA from Rubinisphaera italica includes the following:
- a CDS encoding serine hydrolase domain-containing protein; this translates as MNNALVTLSTCLFLMTSASLQAQSQPLPLSTPEAQGVSSEQIRNFVIAADEQIHSMHSFMLVRHGKVIAECWWSPEAAEKPHILWSLSKSFTSTAVGLAIEEGKLNLDDKVLSFFPEDAPENPSENLKAMRIRDLLTMSTGHDAEPWAKGEEIWTKRFLSQPVPNEPGSKFLYNTPATYMQSAIVQKVTGKTVLDYLTPRLFEPLGIETPTWETSPQGISLGGYGLYLKTEDIAKFGQLYLRNGEWNGVQLVPAKWIETATSKQIENASAPSGKNKSDWQQGYGFQFWRCRHNAYRGDGKDGQFCIILPDQDAVIAITAKTGNMQVQLDLVWEHLLPAFHEDALAENAEGLEELREALANLKLE
- a CDS encoding HAD family hydrolase gives rise to the protein MKTIFAAMKTIFAAIVLYTSSNCIASDPLPSWNDGTARDAIIDFVECSTKDGCINYIDPQDRIAVFDNDGTLWSEQPVYFQLMFAIDRVKEMAKEHPEWKSEQPFQAVLENDMEELKTSGKEGLMKIMAVTHAGMSTDEFAEIVHNWITTAKHPQKNMLYKDMVYQPMLELLDYLREHEFKTYIFSGGGIEFMRVFAEEVYGIPPEQVIGSSIVTKYELQDGVPVLIRQPKIDFIDDKEGKPISINKFLGKRPVAAFGNSDGDLQMLQWTTVGKGSRFGLIVHHTDGDREWAYDRESAIGRLDKAFTEAKAKGWTIVDMKQDWKTIYPEK
- a CDS encoding arylsulfatase — protein: MLFSNLNDVDAQAKKPNILVIWGDDIGTWNISHNNRGMMGYQTPNIDRIAKEGIAFTDYYGQQSCTAGRAAFIGGNVPVRTGMTKVGMPGAKEGWQKTDVTMATVLKSQGYSTGQFGKNHQGDRDEHLPTMHGFDEFLGNLYHLNAEEEPENRDYPTDLKLPNGKTFSEQFGPRGVLHCIADGKGGQTIEDTGPLNKKRMETIDDETVAAAKDFITRKNSADEPFFCWWNGTRMHFRTHVKEELTGISGPTGNEYHDGMVEHDRHVGQLLDLIDKLGIADDTIVLYSTDNGPHYNTWPDAGTTPFRNEKNSNWEGAYRVPAFVRWPDHFQKDVTLNGIVSHEDWLPTFAAVAGAPDIKEKLKEGVELNGRKYRNYIDGHDMSAYLSGDAKESPRKGFLYVNDDGQIVAMRAGQWKAVFLENRGMAFEVWREPFTELRVPLLFNLRRDPFEKAQHNATTYNDWFLSRVFVIAPMQHIAADFLQSMQDYPPSQTPGSFNLEKVQKMIEDANSGR
- a CDS encoding PVC-type heme-binding CxxCH protein — protein: MRNIIAFSFLLVVFSSSGFSEERSLNLLFLGDQGHHNPQQRFYDLAPHLAVKGIKLEYTENIEALNNETLEEYDGLVLYANIDSISKEQADALLKYVTDGHGFIPLHCATFCFRNDPRMVALMGAQFMQHGTGIFKTVRDNVEHPVLDGFKSFTSWDETYLHHLHNTKNRTVLEFREGVPQEAGNTQEPWTWVRTQEKGRVFYTAWGHDERTWTHPGFLNLVERGIRWACGDDPAKAGPYAPPSSRDDFVVPEMTTITADAPKFEYVDVGPKIPDYKAGRGETRNLMQQHLESQDSIKHLVTPKGMHAELFVDESSLQGKPIAMNWDEQGRLWICETVDYPHDLTPENRGRDHIRICEDTDGDGLADKFTLFAEGLNIPTAITFHRGGAVVQNGAETIYLKDTNGDDRADEKTVLMSNWNMNDTHGGVSNFRRGLDNWIWAMQGYNSSSPIINGVLQQNFRMGFFRFRLSQKDPPVVEALEFIRSTNNNTWGLGITEEGLIFGSTANRNPSVFMPIPNRYYERISGWAPETLAMISDTHLFHPITENVRQVDHHGGYTAAAGHAIYTARNYPQHWWNRTAFVCGPTGHLVGTFVLKPEGAGFTSKNPFNLLASDNEWTAPIMAEVGPDGNVWVIDWYNYIVQHNPTPLGFETGPGHAYLTDLRDKRFGRVYRIVPDQHATTGKYSPDSLAEMTNVELVNALGNSTMQVRLTAQRVLIERNAVEVIPQLIKLIENHQVDEIGLNVAAIHALQTLAGLGQILDEKSQVQKIIFAALSHPSTGVRINALRLLSDSPDSVEAIQSAGCLQDTEPQVVLAALLAISDMPNQQVGNNLARLATQSSLFRDKWLTDAFTSAAGVHSQSFLPEFLAASSNLPMNDQQLKVIQIVAEHTARNRPDAAEIAIIIEDAVGASSEAANSLIEGMLAGWPRAYKVQLSETASQNLLMLLDQMPNDQKLPVIRLAKLWGSEAFKSRVSELTATLLKQIVNPEANDATRIETAVNVISFAPDNQEVVESIAELMTPNVSQKLAKGLITALGRSEANNCGETLIELLSSVTPSLRNNIVQTLLGRPATTQLLLTTIEKGDLLVADLSILQRQALTEHPNPEIRKRANDVFAAHGETIDPNRDALIAAKLPLIEQQGNLDHGKVIFTKNCAICHKYQTEGKDVGPNLTGMVVHPKAELLTHILDPNRSVEANYRMYTVLTVDGIVVNGLLAAESRTTIEVVDVEGKRHTILRDEIEDLRASRKSLMPEGLEKSINDQGLIDLLEYMTAAGQYVPLPIDRVATTISTQGMFYNRDNLGEAIDFKDWSPKEFKGIPFLLTDPNNNSRNNVIMLNGSIGPFTPKLPKSVSLPCNTPANAIHFLGGVGGWSAREPGNQGLSVIVRLHYADGETEDHQLINGQHFADYNGPFEVPQSQLAFRLGGSQVRYLSVQPKRKDMIKSIELIKGTDHTAPLFFAVTVEPVKSR